From Pseudorasbora parva isolate DD20220531a chromosome 14, ASM2467924v1, whole genome shotgun sequence:
gatggactgatggatgaatggatggatggttttACCACTCATTTATCATTATTGggttatttgtaatatttgtaCCCACAGTTTTTACAGAGGACCTGATTTGTCACGACACCAACTGAACAATTATCCTGCACTATAAAAcaggctgggttaaaaacaacccaagttggctTGAGAACGGACAGacccagagattgggttgtttgaatgggtccattttcTGGGTTTAtacaacccaatctctgggtCTGTCCGTTCTTAagccaacttgggttgtttttaacccagcatgttttAGAGTGTGTATATTCATTAGAACACATGATTTATGAACACATATTATCAAACAAACATATTCCACAAACCCAAAAGCATATCTCTGACACTCTAAACCTGCGGAGTCAAAACAACACGATTGGGTTGAGAACGGACAGAaccagagattgggttgttttaggcaaacatttaacccaaccgctgggttaaaaacagccCAATCTCTGGGTCTGTCCGTTTCGACTCCGCCGTTCTGAGAAAGATCAGTCCGTGAGCAGAACAACTGCTGGAGTGATGAAATCTGAACACACGTCATCATgaaactaacacacacacatcagagtGTTTTCTCCAAACCTACACCTGTCCACGTTTGAAAGCTTTAGATTCTTCACGTTCAGAAGCTGGATGTGATTTCACACTCCGTTTCTCTTTTACATCTGACTGTTATGCGTTTGTTCTTCTCTTTTGTGTAATTTGTTCCTTTAAAGCGCTGTGAGATGTACATTTAAAGGCACTGCAGAAAATAaagatgtattattattataaaataacagTGAATGTTCATTTAAACAGATAATACAGTGTCTCTTCTTCAACTGGACTCATTCAGTCACGCCTGAACCTGTCGTTAATATCCTTACGATTATTCACAGTTATTGCAGACGTATTACATTGGGCTTTAATAAACTTTATGAAGCTGATTTGCTGTTCTGCGGCTCCCTCTGGTGGACAACATTAGTATTCATCTCTGAAGCGCCGTCTCTGAtggacccctgaaggtgtgctgtggtatctgacagcaggatgttagcagcagatcctttaagtcctgtaagttgtgagatcggacttgtttgttcagctcatcccacagacgtcgcttcttcccatagtgcatcctggggccatgtgttccccaggtaagccacacacacacacacacacacacccggccatccacgtgatgtagaagaacacgtgattcctcagaccaggccaccttcttccattgctccgtggtccagttctgatgctcacgtgccactgttggtgctttcggcggggtcaggggtcagaggtcaccctgactggtccatacgcctcaaactgagatgctctgacccagtcgtctagccgtcacaatctggccaaactcgctcaaatccttacgcttgcccatttctcctgcttcacacacatcaactctgaggacgaaatgttcacttgctgcctaatatatcccacccactaacaggagatgaagagatcatcagtgttattcactatATAATGTGAATTGGTGTAAATTgctgattattttattactgataaTAACTACATCAAACTCAAATGTACTGATTCGTGGTATATCATGATTTAGTTAAGCAGTAATGATACATTACTTAATCacacacggctctgtgaaatgcttgattctgattggtcaatcgctcattccagcggtgtgttattcccagataacacacaccgctcatccgggtactgcgagttatcttgaccggttctacttctgtgcttaacgctggcgccatcttgtgtcttaaacagccgtgggttgcaatggaagacttcaaggcaggtttcctttataacgttttaaatatggatatttttctgacacaaacgcatcgattggaatcagacggctctattaacccatcggagtcgtgtggagcacgttatttgacggacagctgcatttaatggacttcagaaacagctccaactactgctgggattaacgttagcctggactttttaaatataactctgattgtatttgtctgacagaagaatgtcataaacacctataatgacctgagggtgagtaaatcataggcttgggttcatttttggctgaactaaccctttcagcattcattctcaacatttagcagcaatagataaaggcttagaGCAGAacggaactgtttttcttcgcggaagctttgcgtaagagctaataaaatatttaatctcaagacaatatttagtgtgtaatttatttgagacgagtagccgtgtaataagcgggagagggtgaaatatgaggacattacccatggccccacttttcaaaaggcttataaatcacacaggaggagttttagtgagaaagtaaaaatgcagaatgtttcctgtgatgggtaggtttaggggctgtgtgtgtgtgtgtgtgtgtgtgtgtgtgtgtgtgtgtgtgtgtgtgtgtgtgatgggtaggtttaggggctgtgtgtgtgtgtgtgtgtgtgtgtgtgtgtgtgtgtgtgtgtgtgtgtgtgtgtgtgtgtgtgtgtgtgtgtgtgtgtgtgtgtgtgtgtgatgggtaggtttaggggcagtgtgtgtgtgtgtgtgtgtgtgtgtgtgtgtgtgtgtgtgtgtgtgtgtgtgtgtgatgggtaggtttaggggcagtgtgtgtgtgtgtgtgtgtgtgtgtgtgtgtgtgtgtgtgtgtgtgtgtgtgtgtgtgtgtgtgtgtgtgtgtgtgtgtgtgtgtgtgtgtgtgtgtgtgtttatgtcgAAAAGCATAGTTATTACTGTGTAAGTGAACACATCATGTACTGTCCACGAGGGGGCAGGTTTTACTCTGGCGTCCTTCATTAATTCACTCCAGAAGTTGTTGAGAAGTTTCCGAGATGCTCAGACTGCAGCTCTCGCTCCTCCGCAGCACATCACCTCATCTGCTCCTCACACTCTCATCATGCTGAGCCTTTTATATGCGCTGGCTTTATTCGCCGCGTCCGTCCAGGCGGACAAACGCGCGGTGGAGATGAAGCTGAGCCCGGTGGAGCCTTCATCATCCCCGCGGCTGGAGCTCTCCGCGAGCCGCCTCAGTGATGGAGACGCGCCTCACCACGCACCGCGAGTTCCCCGCGCGTCCAGATCGAAGCAACGCGACAGACGCCCGCGCACCCCTCACCCCGACGCGTTCTTCACCACACCGCGGACGTTCAACGGCTCGCTGCGCGTTCATAACCCGCTGTACCCGCTCACGGAGGAGTCGTACAGCGCCTACGCGGTCATGCTGCTGGCGCTGGTCGTGTTCTCCGTGGGCATTGTGGGCAATCTGGCGCTGATGTGTATCGTGTGGCACAATTATTACCTGAAGAGCACGTGGAACTGCGCGCTGGCCAGCCTGGCGTTCTGGGACTTCACGGTCCTGTTCTTCTGCCTGCCGGTGGTGGTCCTCAACGAGCTGACCAAGAGAAGGCTGATGGGGGATCTGTCCTGCAGGATAGTGCCGTATGTGGAGGTGTGTGAGACaataatcaatcaatccattCATTAAGTCTGCTTATAAATCTAATGCCCCTGACTGGTCCTACTCGACCCACTCCGAacgggattcgaaccggcgtGTGGGAAAAGTGTCAGTTCGAACCCCGCCCGGAACGGGTCGAGTAGGACcagtctgtctgtccgtctgttaTACTATATGTTATACTTATAGAAGCTAAATTACAATGGTCCAGAAAGCATGGCAATACCTTATAAATGAGCAGCCGCATTAATGACCCGTCTTCAgtcccagtgtgtgtgtgttagttccTCGAGTGTATTTTCCAGCCTCCTCTTTGAAGCACCAGCTTTCCTGATTGTCATGTAAATCAGATCTCCGAGTAATTAGCGGGACTAATTGGGCCCATTAGCGTGTTGAATGAGTGTGTTCAGGGTGTTTTAAGTGTCTGTTGACCCACTTCTGCCGCCTTAACACATCTTATACGACAGATAATTAACATATTAAATGAGATGCAAATCTACCCAAAATTCTGTgttatatatacagtcccttgGGAAAAGCAACCCTTATTTTGATCACCCTTACTGACATCTGTACTAGTCATCGGATAAGATGGTCAATCATGGTACTTTAATACACACCATGGTACTATGTTTTAAAAGTACTTCAAAGAACACCGTAGGACTAACATAGCACATGTCCAAAAGAGGGGGTTTACCATAATGCCTAAAAAACATTGTACATGTGCAAAAAACTAATCAAAACATGGTTTTACCATTGTACGTTCAAAAACCTTGGCATCACCAAAAACTGTATTACCATTATATGTTTATAATATACATAGTATATTAGAACAACGTTGTACATGTCCAAAACATGCTTAGCATTACCATGGTTGACTGCATTAATACTATGGTTGGGGTGGGTTAGTGGAGGTCATGTGATCTTGACTGACGTGTGTTTGTTGACGTGTGATCTTGACTGACGTGTGTTTGTTGACGTGTGATCTTGACTGACGTGTGTTTGTTGACGTGTGATCTTGACTGACGTGTGTTTGTTGACGTGTGATCTTGACTGACGTGTGTTTGTTGACGTGTGATCTTGACTGACGTGTTTTGTTGACGTGTGATCTTGACTGATGTGTGTTTGTTGATGTGTGTTTGTTGACGTGTGATCTTGACTGACGTGTGTTTGTTGACGTGTTTTGTTGATGTGTGATCTTGACTGACGTGTGTTTTTTGACATGTGATCTTGACTGACGTGTGTTTTTTGACATGTGATCTTGACTGACGTGTGTTTGTTGACGTGTGATCTTGACTGACGTGTGTTTGTTGACGTGTGTTTGTTGACGTGTGATCTTGACTGACGTGTGTTTGTTGACGTGTGATCTTGACTGACGTGTGTTTGTTGACGTGTGATCTTGACTGACGTGTGTTTGTTGACGTGTGATCTTGACTGACGTGTGTTTGTTGATGTGTGATCTTGACTGACGTGTGTTTTTTGACATGTGATCTTGACTGACGTGTGTTTGTTGACGTGTGATCTTGACTGACGTGTGTTTGTTGACGTGTGATCTTGACTGACGTGTTTTGTTGACGTGTGATCTTGACTGATGTGTTTGTTGATGTGTGTTTGTTGACGTGTGATCTTGACTGACGTGTGTTTGTTGACGTGTGATCTTGACTGACGTGTTTGTTGACATGTGATCTTGACTGACGTGTGTTTGTTGACGTGTGTTTGTTGACGTGTGATCTTGACTGACGTGTGTTTGTTGATGTGTGTTTGTTGACGTGTGATCTTGACTGACGTGTGTTTGTTGATGTGTGTTTGTTGACGTGTGATCTTGACTGACGTGTGTTTGTTGACGTGTGATCTTGACTGACGTGTGTTTGTTGACGTGTGTTTGTTGACGTGTGATCTTGACTGACGTGTGTTTGTTGACGTGTGATCTTGACTGACGTGTGTTTGTTGATGTGTGTTTGTTGATGTGTGATCTTGACTGACGTGTGTTTGTTGACGTGTGATCTTGACTGACGTGTTTGTTGACGTGTGATCTTGACTGACGTGTGTTTGTTGACGTGTTTGTTGACGTGTGATCTTGACTGACTTGTTTGTTGACGTGTGATCTTGACTGATGTGTGTTTGTTGATGTATGTTGGCGTATGTTTGTTGACATATGATCTTGTTGACATGTGTTTATTGACGTGTGTTTGTTAACGTGTGTTTGTTGACGTGTGATCTTGACTGACGTGTGTTTGTTGACGTGTGTTGGCGTGTGTTTGTTGACATATGATCTTGTTGACATGTGTTTATTGACGTGTTTGTTGACGTGTGTTTGTTGACATATGATCTTGTggacatgtatttatttacatgtgTTGACGTGTGATCTTGACTGACGTGTTTGTTGACGTGTGATCTTGACTGACGTGTGTTTGTTGACATGTGATCTTGTTGACATGTGTTTATCGACGTGTTTGTTGACGTGTGTTTGTTGACATATGATCTTGttgacatgtatttatttacgtGTGTTGACTTGTGATATTGACTGACATGTTTGTTGACGTGTGATCTTGACTGACGTGTGTTTGTTGACGTGTGATCTTGACTGGCGTGTGTTTGTTGACATATGATCTTTTTGACATGTGTTTATTGACGTGTGTTTGTTAACATGTTTGTTGACGTGTGTTTGTTGACATATGATCTTGTTGACATACATGTGTTTATTGACGTGTTTGTTGACGTGTGTTTGTTGACATATGATCTTGTggacatgtatttatttacatgtgTTGACGTGTGATCTTGACTGACGTGTTTGTTGACGTGTGATCTTGACTGACGTGTGTTTGTTGACATGTGATCTTGTTGACATGTGTTTATCGACGTGTTTGTTGACGTGTGTTTGTTGACATATGATCTTGttgacatgtatttatttacgtGTGTTGACTTGTGATATTGACTGACATGTTTGTTGACGTGTGATCTTGACTGACGTGTGTTTGTTGACGTGTGATCTTGACTGGCGTGTGTTTGTTGACATATGATCTTGTTGACATGTGTTTATTGACGTGTGTTTGTTAACATGTTTGTTGACGTGTGTTTGTTGACATATGATCTTGTTGACATACATGTGTTTATTGACGTGTTTGTTGACGTGTGTTTGTTGACATATGATCTTGTggacatgtatttatttacgtGTGTTGGCGCGTGATCTTGACTGACGTGTTTGTTGACGTGTGATCTTGTTGCCGTGTGTTTGTTGACGTGTGATCTTGTTGCCGTGTGTTTGTTGACATGTGATCTTGTTGCTGTGTTTTTCAGGTGACGTCTCTGGGCGTGACCACCTTCACTCTGTGCGCGCTCAGCATCGACCGCTTCCATGCGGTGACTAGCGTCCCGGCCCGCACGCGGCAGCTGGAGTCCTGCCAGTCCATCCTGGCCAAGCTGTCGGTGATCTGGCTGGGCTCTCTGGTGCTAGCCGGCCCGGAGCTGCTGCTGTGGAAGCTGGAGCAGGAAGTGTGTCCGCGGACGGGTCTGCCGGTGGACCGCTGTAGCCAGAACCCGTCCGCCGCGCTGCCGGACACTCTGCTCTCGCTAGTGCTAACGTACCATCAGGCCCGGATGTGGTGGAGCTTCGGCTGCTTCTTCTGCCTTCCGCTGCTGTTCTCCGCCGCGTGTCAGCTGCTCACACGGCACATCGCCGAAGAAAAACGTTTGTCGTCCACGGCGTCTCCGAAGAAGCAGCGGCACGAGCGTCAGCTAACCCGTACGGTGCTAGCGCTAGCCTCCATATACGCCGCGTGCAGTTTGCCGGAGAACGCCTGGAACATTGTGCTGGCGTCGACGGCCGTGGAAGTGGGCGTGGCTACGCAGGCTCTgctggctctgattggtcagttccTGATGTTCGCGCGGGCGGGGGCGACGCCCATTCTCCTGCTCTGCATTTGCCGCTCTTTGGGTCAGGCGTTCATggactgctgctgctgctgctgtgacGAATGTTTGCCTGATCCATCCTCCGCCTCCTCCATCTCCACCGACGCCACCGCCGTCTCCACCGCCGCCCTGGAGGAGAAGCTGAAGATCGCGCCCGCGGGGCTCGGTGATAAACTAAAGGACGCTCCGGCCGAGCTGATCATCGGAACGCCGTGCTGATCACTGATCATAGACACTGTGAATGAAATATTGTCCACCACTAACACTCTTACAGGGATAGTTGACACAAAAACCACATCCTGTCGTCATTTACTCGTTCTAGACATTTTCTTCACAgcagataaaaataaaagaaatgtgAGACAGGTGAGCTCATTCTAAAATGAAACTGACCCCATGATTTCCTAAAGT
This genomic window contains:
- the gpr37l1a gene encoding G-protein coupled receptor 37-like 1 → MLSLLYALALFAASVQADKRAVEMKLSPVEPSSSPRLELSASRLSDGDAPHHAPRVPRASRSKQRDRRPRTPHPDAFFTTPRTFNGSLRVHNPLYPLTEESYSAYAVMLLALVVFSVGIVGNLALMCIVWHNYYLKSTWNCALASLAFWDFTVLFFCLPVVVLNELTKRRLMGDLSCRIVPYVEVTSLGVTTFTLCALSIDRFHAVTSVPARTRQLESCQSILAKLSVIWLGSLVLAGPELLLWKLEQEVCPRTGLPVDRCSQNPSAALPDTLLSLVLTYHQARMWWSFGCFFCLPLLFSAACQLLTRHIAEEKRLSSTASPKKQRHERQLTRTVLALASIYAACSLPENAWNIVLASTAVEVGVATQALLALIGQFLMFARAGATPILLLCICRSLGQAFMDCCCCCCDECLPDPSSASSISTDATAVSTAALEEKLKIAPAGLGDKLKDAPAELIIGTPC